The following proteins come from a genomic window of Salvia hispanica cultivar TCC Black 2014 chromosome 4, UniMelb_Shisp_WGS_1.0, whole genome shotgun sequence:
- the LOC125185105 gene encoding basic leucine zipper 23, giving the protein MDGDGEIEVSEHVLGPNSDSSSSFQASLSSDPFLDDLLRNYETCNHTHTCNPPGPDAKHTHTCYHTHTRVIPSEEDEKIPISRQRRHLGNREAVRKYREKKKAQAAHLEEEAKKLRLMNQVLMEKLEKRAFLEAEILRLRTLLLGIQGKVDDELSKFPFPDQCNSMNSSAGTECVNNLGCSLAGAMIQCEANIELS; this is encoded by the coding sequence ATGGATGGTGATGGAGAGATCGAGGTTTCGGAGCATGTACTAGGCCCAAATTCAGATTCTTCTAGTAGTTTCCAAGCATCGCTCTCATCCGATCCGTTTCTTGATGATTTGTTGAGAAATTACGAAACCTGCAACCACACTCACACTTGCAATCCTCCCGGCCCGGATGCTAAACATACTCACACATGTTACCACACACACACTCGTGTCATCCCCTCCGAGGAGGATGAGAAGATCCCAATTTCTCGGCAAAGGAGGCATTTGGGGAATCGGGAGGCTGTGAGGAAGTATagggagaagaagaaggcaCAAGCCGCTCATTTGGAGGAAGAAGCAAAGAAGTTGAGGCTCATGAACCAGGTTTTGATGGAGAAGTTGGAGAAGCGAGCCTTTCTTGAGGCGGAAATCTTGAGGCTTAGAACTCTTTTGCTTGGCATACAAGGGAAAGTAGACGACGAGTTGAGCAAGTTCCCCTTTCCGGATCAGTGCAACTCAATGAATAGTTCCGCGGGGACAGAATGTGTGAATAACTTAGGTTGCAGCTTGGCTGGTGCCATGATTCAATGTGAGGCTAACATTGAGCTATCTTGA
- the LOC125218826 gene encoding protein WHAT'S THIS FACTOR 1, chloroplastic translates to MAALAFAPSVSPPWHLDSVSLGSHFVPKLELSVSTRRRCIEKPVVSTSCSASPHKIIRDPRLDKHVVKQKKIRFVQKLKTLLLSKPEHFMPIQVLYKCRGYLSLPKSRSILPMIRRYPTVFELFYIPTPPTPFHAAGPLSQLCVRLTPPAAALAKKESDLKKSMAISLAAKLQKLLMLASPYHRLLLHKLVHLAPDLGLPVNFRSRLCNDHPDRFKVVDTSYGRALELVSWDSSLAEALPWREEDSKSRGLIVDRPLKFKHLRLRKGLNIKRWHHEYLIKFKDLPDVCPYTSNPEELARESMRAEKRACAVVREVLGMTMEKRTLVDHLTHFRKEFGLSNKVRGMLVRHPELFYISLKGQRDSVFLVEGYSEKGRLLEKNDIIAIKDEMMKLVLQGKRLRRNEVMSNNSDHHQNYILTVDNQVDEDDEYDDGLDDLFQVEDFTSDDDDDDGDGESEGHQEIGEFWSAEETPLLQYHNACDLEPW, encoded by the coding sequence ATGGCAGCTCTAGCGTTTGCTCCATCTGTCTCTCCTCCGTGGCACCTCGATTCCGTTTCACTCGGATCCCATTTCGTGCCTAAACTTGAACTTAGTGTGAGCACAAGGAGACGATGCATCGAAAAACCCGTTGTTTCGACCTCATGTTCGGCATCTCCCCACAAAATAATCCGTGATCCGAGGCTAGACAAGCATGTGGTGAAGCAGAAAAAGATACGATTCGTTCAAAAGCTTAAGACACTTCTCCTTTCTAAACCCGAGCACTTCATGCCTATTCAAGTTCTCTACAAATGCCGCGGCTACTTGTCTTTGCCCAAATCCCGCTCCATCCTACCAATGATTCGTCGTTATCCCACTGTGTTCGAGCTCTTCTACATTCCCACTCCTCCTACTCCGTTCCATGCTGCTGGCCCTCTCTCTCAGCTCTGCGTCCGCCTAACCCCACCAGCTGCAGCCCTTGCCAAGAAAGAATCAGATCTCAAGAAATCTATGGCTATTTCTTTGGCAGCTAAACTCCAAAAGCTGTTAATGCTCGCCTCCCCATATCACCGCCTTTTGTTACACAAGCTCGTGCATTTGGCTCCCGACCTAGGCCTTCCTGTCAACTTTCGCTCCCGTCTCTGCAATGACCATCCGGATAGGTTTAAAGTCGTGGACACTTCTTACGGTCGCGCTCTTGAGCTTGTTTCGTGGGACTCCAGTTTGGCCGAAGCGTTGCCATGGCGGGAGGAGGACAGCAAGTCTCGTGGTCTGATAGTTGACAGGCCgttaaaattcaaacatctGAGGCTGCGGAAGGGGCTGAATATCAAGAGGTGGCATCACGAGTATTTGATAAAGTTTAAGGATCTCCCGGATGTGTGCCCATACACTAGCAATCCGGAAGAATTGGCGAGAGAGTCAATGAGGGCAGAGAAGAGAGCTTGTGCTGTGGTGAGGGAGGTTTTAGGGATGACTATGGAGAAGAGGACGTTGGTGGATCATTTGACGCATTTTAGGAAGGAGTTTGGGCTGTCGAACAAGGTGAGAGGAATGTTGGTAAGGCACCCGGAGCTGTTTTACATAAGCTTGAAGGGGCAGAGAGACTCGGTGTTTCTTGTGGAGGGCTATAGTGAGAAGGGCAGACTGCTGGAGAAGAATGACATAATCGCGATAAAGGATGAGATGATGAAACTGGTGTTACAAGGAAAGAGGCTGCGGCGGAACGAGGTTATGAGCAACAACTCTGatcatcatcaaaattacatcctAACTGTGGATAATCAAGtggatgaagatgatgagTATGATGATGGACTAGATGATCTCTTCCAAGTAGAAGATTTTACTtctgatgatgatgacgacgATGGTGATGGTGAAAGTGAAGGGCATCAAGAGATAGGGGAATTTTGGAGCGCTGAGGAAACTCCATTGCTACAATATCATAATGCTTGTGATTTAGAACCCTGGTAG
- the LOC125185103 gene encoding serine/threonine-protein kinase-like protein At3g51990: MGYLSCKAESSISVTDSHLASTSSHDNPTLKKPIKLQEFNYKDLELATDNFSAATLLGRGSHGLVYKGVLRSGRLVAVKKPSRAPHRLPENSTEFENEFDILSKLQSPRLVNLVGFTKNPSQDRLLVVEFMSNGTLFDVLHSTSRPPNWGRRIKLALQIAKAVDVLHSLNPPVIHRDIKSANVLIDRNFNARLGDFGLALRCVDDSRLKSTPPAGTMGYLDPSYVTPDNLSTKTDIFSFGILLLEIISGRKAIDVAYSPPSIVDWAIPLIRRGKFLSVYDPRVMPPKDGSTLAVVAAKCVRSCRERRPSMKEVVQCLSELSRLVPLHSWNGIANPCLMVDTVGKPVQTPTRKAIKGVDDDVSKDGTPLSTPRRVHSDLGVRSNLMELMSGPDGESRFLVEEGGESKSGSKKRVSSLRFESGKFVGRNSIRAMVLGNTSDAIPSILANN, encoded by the coding sequence ATGGGTTATCTTTCCTGTAAAGCAGAATCATCCATCTCCGTCACCGATTCCCACCTCGCCTCAACATCCTCCCACGATAACCCCACTCTCAAAAAACCCATCAAACTCCAAGAATTCAACTACAAAGATCTCGAATTGGCCACCGACAACTTCTCCGCCGCCACTCTCCTCGGCAGGGGCAGCCACGGCCTCGTCTACAAAGGCGTCCTCCGCAGCGGCCGCCTCGTCGCCGTCAAAAAACCCTCCAGAGCCCCTCACAGACTGCCCGAGAATTCTACCGAATTCGAGAACGAATTCGATATCTTGTCCAAGCTGCAGAGCCCTAGATTAGTCAATCTCGTCGGATTCACCAAAAATCCCTCCCAAGATCGCCTTTTGGTAGTCGAATTCATGAGCAACGGTACACTTTTTGATGTTTTGCATTCCACCTCACGGCCCCCAAATTGGGGGAGGAGGATCAAATTGGCTTTGCAGATTGCTAAAGCTGTCGATGTGTTGCATTCTTTGAATCCGCCTGTAATTCATAGAGATATTAAATCTGCTAATGTTTTGATTGATAGAAATTTCAATGCCAGATTGGGGGATTTTGGTCTGGCTTTGAGGTGTGTGGATGATTCTAGGTTGAAATCAACTCCACCTGCTGGGACAATGGGGTATCTTGATCCTAGCTATGTAACCCCTGATAATCTTAGCACAAAAACTGATATCTTTAGTTTTGGGATATTGCTTCTTGAGATTATTAGTGGGAGGAAGGCCATTGATGTTGCGTATTCGCCTCCTTCCATTGTGGATTGGGCTATACCGTTGATTAGGAGGGGGAAATTTCTGTCTGTGTATGATCCGAGGGTTATGCCGCCTAAGGACGGTTCCACCTTGGCTGTGGTGGCTGCCAAATGTGTGAGGTCTTGTAGGGAGAGGAGGCCGTCGATGAAGGAGGTGGTTCAGTGTTTGAGTGAGTTGAGTAGATTAGTCCCACTTCATTCTTGGAATGGTATTGCTAATCCTTGTCTGATGGTGGATACTGTTGGCAAGCCGGTGCAAACGCCAACAAGAAAGGCTATCAAGGgtgttgatgatgatgtttCCAAAGATGGAACGCCATTGTCAACCCCACGGAGAGTGCACTCTGACTTGGGGGTCCGAAGCAATCTGATGGAATTGATGTCCGGCCCTGATGGCGAGTCTAGGTTTCTTGTTGAGGAGGGTGGTGAATCTAAGTCCGGATCCAAGAAAAGGGTGTCAAGTTTGAGGTTCGAAAGTGGTAAGTTTGTAGGGAGAAATAGTATTCGCGCTATGGTACTTGGCAACACTAGTGATGCCATACCTTCCATATTGGCAAACAATTGA
- the LOC125219979 gene encoding structure-specific endonuclease subunit SLX1 isoform X1, whose protein sequence is MATPLSRTFRSLKPHSNTVPPFAKTPNSPPNILAQVQSPKKPSSPPKNPWTVYLILSTNPPIKTYVGVTNNFSRRLKQHNGELIGGAKASTAGRPWTCACLIQGFADKSKAYQFEAKWKSISKKLPRKRSGKNQEQAENSQHLLLQHRYAALNQVKDFINCSELEISWHLDPT, encoded by the exons ATGGCGACGCCATTGTCAAGAACATTCAGATCACTGAAACCCCATTCAAATACTGTTCCTCCCTTTGCCAAAACACCCAATTCCCCACCAAATATTTTGGCCCAAGTCCAATCTCCGAAGAAACCCTCATCTCCACCTAAGAATCCCTGGACTGTTTATCTAATCCTCTCCACCAATCCGCCCATCAAGACTTATGTCGGTGTCACCAATAATTTCTCTCGCCG CTTGAAACAGCACAACGGAGAGTTAATAGGTGGTGCGAAAGCCTCGACTGCTGGAAGGCCGTGGACTTGTGCATGTCTTATACAGGGATTTGCGGATAAAAGTAAAG CTTATCAATTTGAAGCAAAGTGGAAAAGCATCTCAAAAAAATTGCCGCGGAAAAGAAGTGGCAAGAACCAGGAACAAGCAGAGAATTCGCAGCACTTGCTATTACAACATCGATATGCAGCTCTAAATCAAGTCAAGGATTTCATTAATTGCAGTGAATTGGAAATCAGCTGGCACTTGGATCCGACATAA
- the LOC125219979 gene encoding structure-specific endonuclease subunit SLX1 isoform X2, protein MSVSPIISLAGIKFSSLLSHCLKQHNGELIGGAKASTAGRPWTCACLIQGFADKSKAYQFEAKWKSISKKLPRKRSGKNQEQAENSQHLLLQHRYAALNQVKDFINCSELEISWHLDPT, encoded by the exons ATGTCGGTGTCACCAATAATTTCTCTCGCCGGTATCAAATTCTCCTCTCTACTTTCTCATTG CTTGAAACAGCACAACGGAGAGTTAATAGGTGGTGCGAAAGCCTCGACTGCTGGAAGGCCGTGGACTTGTGCATGTCTTATACAGGGATTTGCGGATAAAAGTAAAG CTTATCAATTTGAAGCAAAGTGGAAAAGCATCTCAAAAAAATTGCCGCGGAAAAGAAGTGGCAAGAACCAGGAACAAGCAGAGAATTCGCAGCACTTGCTATTACAACATCGATATGCAGCTCTAAATCAAGTCAAGGATTTCATTAATTGCAGTGAATTGGAAATCAGCTGGCACTTGGATCCGACATAA
- the LOC125221084 gene encoding uncharacterized protein LOC125221084 gives MQGGTSGHVSLGFAFLVIGIWHLFNSIKHHSLHPKNFISLPWFPAPRLKYLEPITIILVTTVFIISELFVAGTGSPTAAKNLRHLEHSLIALSFSIYASFAVLLDRLAPPRPPHRGLLHLLQAAAFAQQLLILHLHSTDHAGVEGQYHWLMQLVTSATLLATLLLAANPRSFLASFARGFSVVFQGVWLVVMGFMLWTPEWMPEDCFLKGEMVMCRGDRALRRAKALVNLLFGLYLIVLTVFVMVFYLVLVKMYPQEKVEYRSLMIKFDEEEEGD, from the coding sequence ATGCAAGGAGGCACATCAGGCCATGTATCACTAGGGTTTGCATTCTTGGTGATAGGAATATGGCACCTCTTCAACTCCATCAAGCACCATTCTCTCCACCCCAAAAACTTCATATCCCTCCCATGGTTCCCTGCCCCAAGACTAAAATACCTAGAGCCCATCACCATCATCTTGGTCACAACCGTCTTTATAATCTCCGAACTCTTTGTTGCCGGCACCGGCAGCCCCACTGCCGCCAAGAACCTCCGCCACCTCGAGCACTCACTCATCGCcctctccttctccatctACGCCTCCTTCGCAGTCCTCCTAGACCGCCTCGCCCCTCCCCGGCCTCCCCACCGCGGCCTTCTCCACCTCCTCCAGGCCGCCGCATTCGCGCAGCAGCTCCTCATCCTCCACCTCCACTCCACCGACCACGCCGGTGTCGAGGGGCAGTACCACTGGCTGATGCAGCTCGTCACCTCGGCGACGCTTCTCGCCACTTTGCTCCTCGCCGCCAACCCTAGGAGCTTCCTCGCCTCGTTCGCGAGAGGCTTCTCGGTGGTTTTTCAAGGAGTTTGGCTTGTTGTTATGGGGTTTATGTTGTGGACGCCAGAGTGGATGCCCGAGGACTGCTTCTTGAAGGGAGAGATGGTTATGTGCCGCGGCGACCGGGCCCTACGACGGGCTAAGGCGTTGGTGAATCTACTGTTTGGATTGTATCTGATTGTTTTGACAGTGTTTGTGATGGtgttttacttggttttggTCAAGATGTATCCTCAAGAGAAAGTTGAGTATAGATCGTTGATGATCAAGTttgatgaggaagaagagggagATTAA